One Nitrospina watsonii DNA segment encodes these proteins:
- a CDS encoding MlaE family ABC transporter permease: MNFFQKTGRTSLDLIQKLGVRLIFLFQVVGWALRPPFKAREIIKQTHFIGVKSLFVILLTSVFTGMVLGMQGYYTLVQYGAEGKLGSAVALTIIRELGPVLAALMVTGRAGSAIAAEIGIMRISEQLDALDTMALSPLKYVVMPKVMAAIIAIPLLTAIFDVVGILGGYMVGVHMLGVSAGSFLSGMELSVQWNDVYSGIIKSICFAVLMAWICCFEGFYVERYSGHGAEGVSQATTHAVVLSSVNILVWDYVITSFMI, from the coding sequence ATGAATTTTTTTCAGAAAACGGGAAGGACCTCCCTCGATCTCATCCAAAAGCTGGGGGTGCGTCTGATTTTTCTATTTCAGGTGGTGGGCTGGGCATTGCGGCCGCCGTTCAAAGCCCGCGAGATCATCAAGCAGACCCATTTCATCGGCGTCAAATCACTGTTCGTGATCCTGCTCACCTCCGTGTTCACCGGCATGGTGCTCGGCATGCAGGGCTATTACACGCTCGTGCAGTACGGCGCGGAAGGCAAGCTCGGTTCCGCCGTGGCGCTGACCATCATCCGCGAACTCGGCCCCGTGCTGGCCGCGCTCATGGTCACCGGTCGCGCCGGGTCGGCCATCGCCGCCGAGATCGGCATCATGCGCATCTCCGAACAACTCGACGCGCTCGATACCATGGCACTCAGTCCGCTCAAGTACGTGGTCATGCCGAAAGTCATGGCAGCGATCATCGCCATCCCACTGCTGACCGCCATCTTCGACGTTGTCGGCATCCTCGGCGGCTACATGGTCGGGGTGCACATGCTGGGCGTCAGCGCCGGATCGTTCCTCAGCGGCATGGAGTTGAGCGTGCAGTGGAACGATGTGTACAGCGGCATCATCAAGTCCATCTGCTTCGCCGTGCTCATGGCGTGGATCTGCTGCTTCGAAGGGTTTTATGTGGAACGTTACAGCGGCCACGGCGCCGAGGGCGTGAGCCAGGCCACCACCCACGCCGTGGTGTTGTCCTCGGTCAACATCCTCGTTTGGGATTACGTCATCACCTCTTTCATGATTTGA
- a CDS encoding 2-hydroxyacid dehydrogenase, protein MKPVVSITHIFPDPALNRLRERFEVHYNDSGQSLSAGELQNRAAESDAMITYLSDRIDSEVLGAAKNLKLVANYGAGFNNIDVARAREKKIWVTNTPGVLHETTADLTWALLLGIARAIVPADRYTREGRFDGWQAKLFLGHDVYGKTLGVIGCGEIGRAVARRAVGFNMNVLYCQRHRLPEAEEHRLNATYVPLEQLLKESDFVSLHVPLTEETRYMIRAEQIAMMKPTAYLINTARGKVMDDRALVEALRQGTIAGAALDVFENEPELTEGMTALDNILIPPHIGSASHATRDIMANLVADNVFDALDGRTPRTLVPGWQA, encoded by the coding sequence ATGAAGCCCGTCGTTTCCATCACCCATATCTTTCCCGATCCGGCGCTCAACCGCCTGCGCGAGCGCTTCGAGGTGCATTACAACGATTCCGGACAATCTCTGTCTGCTGGCGAGTTGCAAAACCGGGCGGCGGAGAGCGACGCGATGATCACGTACCTGTCCGACCGCATCGACAGCGAAGTGCTGGGTGCGGCCAAAAACCTCAAACTCGTCGCCAACTACGGTGCCGGATTCAACAACATCGACGTCGCCCGCGCCCGCGAAAAAAAGATCTGGGTGACCAATACGCCGGGCGTGCTGCACGAGACCACGGCGGATTTGACGTGGGCGTTGCTGCTGGGCATTGCGCGCGCGATCGTGCCCGCCGACCGGTACACGCGCGAAGGTCGCTTCGACGGCTGGCAGGCCAAGTTGTTTCTGGGGCACGATGTGTACGGCAAAACGCTGGGCGTGATCGGCTGCGGCGAAATCGGCCGCGCCGTCGCCCGGCGTGCTGTCGGTTTCAACATGAACGTATTGTACTGCCAGCGTCACCGCCTGCCGGAAGCCGAAGAGCACCGTCTCAATGCCACTTACGTGCCGTTGGAACAACTGCTCAAGGAATCGGATTTTGTGTCGCTGCACGTGCCGTTGACGGAGGAGACGCGCTACATGATCCGCGCTGAACAGATCGCCATGATGAAACCGACGGCCTACCTCATCAACACCGCGCGGGGCAAGGTGATGGACGATCGCGCTTTGGTCGAGGCGTTGCGGCAGGGAACGATCGCTGGGGCGGCGCTGGACGTGTTCGAAAACGAACCGGAATTGACGGAGGGCATGACCGCGTTGGACAACATCCTGATCCCGCCACACATCGGCAGCGCCAGCCATGCCACGCGCGACATCATGGCCAACCTGGTGGCGGACAATGTATTCGATGCACTGGACGGCCGCACCCCGCGCACGCTGGTGCCCGGCTGGCAGGCCTGA
- the mutY gene encoding A/G-specific adenine glycosylase, giving the protein MKPTPKSKTIARALLAWFDAERRPMPWRETRDPYRIWVSEIMLQQTQVKTVIPYYQRWIASFPTVEKLARARENTVLKHWEGLGYYSRARNLHRAAKEVVREHDGRVPDTLDGILSLPGIGRYTAGAVLSIAYNQPVPVLDGNVKRVVSRLFGLMENGATRKSETRLWEHAGSLLPATRPGDFNQSLMELGATVCLPQNPMCLLCPIAKHCEAFKQGEPERYPPPKQQPETKKIEVSAAIIQKEGKVFIQQRPRDGLMGGLWEFPGGKREKKENPEDCLIREIQEELGVTVAIREKLMTLKHAYTRFRVTLHAFTCDIESGRLRPTHCERWRWVRHRDLDKYTFPAANVKIVKHLKENGSS; this is encoded by the coding sequence ATGAAGCCGACCCCGAAATCCAAAACCATTGCACGCGCCCTGCTCGCGTGGTTCGACGCCGAGCGGCGTCCCATGCCCTGGCGTGAGACGCGCGATCCCTACCGCATCTGGGTTTCCGAAATCATGTTGCAGCAGACGCAGGTGAAAACGGTGATCCCTTACTACCAACGCTGGATCGCCTCGTTCCCAACGGTGGAAAAGCTGGCCCGCGCCCGCGAAAACACCGTCCTCAAACACTGGGAGGGACTCGGCTACTACTCCCGCGCCCGCAACCTGCATCGCGCCGCGAAAGAAGTGGTGCGCGAGCACGACGGCAGGGTGCCCGACACGCTGGACGGCATCCTGTCTTTGCCGGGCATCGGCCGCTACACGGCGGGCGCGGTGTTGAGCATCGCTTACAACCAACCGGTGCCGGTGCTGGACGGCAACGTCAAACGCGTCGTGTCCCGCCTGTTCGGGCTTATGGAAAACGGCGCCACGCGCAAGTCGGAAACGCGGCTGTGGGAGCACGCCGGATCGCTGCTGCCCGCAACCCGTCCGGGCGATTTCAACCAATCGCTGATGGAGCTCGGCGCCACCGTGTGCCTGCCGCAGAACCCAATGTGCCTGCTATGCCCGATCGCCAAACACTGTGAAGCGTTCAAACAGGGCGAACCGGAACGCTATCCACCCCCCAAACAACAGCCTGAAACAAAAAAAATCGAAGTCAGTGCTGCCATCATCCAAAAGGAAGGGAAAGTGTTCATCCAACAACGTCCACGCGACGGGTTGATGGGCGGGCTGTGGGAATTTCCCGGCGGCAAACGTGAGAAAAAGGAGAATCCGGAAGACTGCCTGATCCGCGAAATCCAGGAAGAGCTGGGCGTCACGGTTGCCATCCGCGAAAAGTTGATGACCCTCAAACACGCCTACACCCGCTTTCGGGTCACTTTGCACGCGTTCACCTGCGACATCGAATCCGGGCGGCTGCGTCCGACGCATTGCGAACGGTGGCGCTGGGTGCGGCACCGGGACCTGGACAAATACACCTTCCCCGCCGCCAATGTCAAGATCGTGAAACACCTGAAAGAGAACGGCAGCTCCTAA
- the mlaD gene encoding outer membrane lipid asymmetry maintenance protein MlaD — protein MNGRRIEIAVGLFVVLGILSLGWLSVKLGKKELLNTDNYSVFADFETVSGLRENGEIEVAGVVIGSIGNIGLHKGMARVELKLRNDIQLPEDTIVSVKTRGLIGDKILSLSMGGSEDTVPPGGVLLETESALDLESMISKVVFGDV, from the coding sequence ATGAATGGACGCCGTATCGAAATCGCCGTGGGCCTGTTCGTGGTTCTGGGGATCCTCAGCCTCGGATGGTTGTCCGTCAAACTCGGCAAAAAAGAACTGCTGAACACCGACAACTACTCGGTGTTCGCGGATTTTGAAACCGTGTCCGGTCTGCGCGAAAACGGCGAGATCGAAGTCGCAGGCGTCGTCATCGGCAGCATCGGCAACATCGGCCTGCACAAGGGCATGGCGCGGGTGGAGCTGAAACTGCGCAACGACATCCAACTGCCGGAAGACACCATCGTCTCGGTGAAAACGCGCGGCCTGATCGGCGACAAAATTCTGAGCCTCTCCATGGGCGGTTCCGAGGACACGGTGCCGCCGGGAGGCGTGCTGCTGGAAACCGAATCCGCCCTCGATCTGGAAAGCATGATCAGCAAGGTGGTCTTCGGCGACGTTTGA
- a CDS encoding ABC transporter ATP-binding protein: MIKIRDLKKQFPNQEVLKGVSLDIPKGQITAVIGRSGTGKSVLLKHIIGLLKPDHGTVFVNGDDITQAEGHRLNELRKKFGMLFQNAALLDSMSVFDNIAFPLREKTKQTESEIRERVEEGLANVGIVGMNHKFPAELSGGMKKRVGLARALVTQPEIILFDEPTTGLDPIMKKAIHKLIYDTQRRFGFTAVMVSHDIPEVFDFVDQVAMLFDGVIHETGTPGAMQQSTNAAVQQFLRGDLDGPIQIN, translated from the coding sequence ATGATCAAAATCCGCGACCTCAAAAAACAGTTTCCCAATCAGGAAGTGCTGAAAGGCGTGAGCCTCGATATCCCGAAGGGTCAGATCACCGCCGTCATCGGCCGCAGCGGCACCGGTAAAAGCGTGCTGCTGAAACACATCATCGGCCTGCTCAAACCCGACCACGGCACCGTGTTCGTCAACGGCGACGACATCACCCAAGCCGAAGGCCACCGCCTCAACGAACTGCGCAAAAAATTCGGGATGCTGTTCCAGAACGCGGCGCTGCTCGACTCGATGAGCGTGTTCGACAACATCGCCTTTCCGCTGCGCGAGAAAACGAAACAGACCGAATCCGAAATCAGGGAGCGCGTCGAGGAGGGATTGGCCAACGTCGGCATCGTCGGCATGAACCACAAATTCCCCGCCGAGCTCAGCGGCGGCATGAAAAAACGCGTCGGGCTGGCCCGCGCACTGGTCACGCAGCCGGAGATCATCCTGTTCGACGAACCCACCACCGGTCTCGACCCCATCATGAAAAAAGCGATTCATAAACTGATCTACGACACCCAGCGCCGCTTCGGCTTCACCGCCGTCATGGTGAGCCACGACATCCCGGAGGTGTTTGATTTTGTCGATCAGGTCGCCATGTTGTTCGACGGCGTCATTCACGAAACCGGCACGCCCGGCGCCATGCAGCAGTCCACCAATGCGGCGGTGCAGCAGTTTTTGCGAGGGGACCTCGACGGCCCCATTCAGATCAATTAA
- a CDS encoding cation diffusion facilitator family transporter, which produces MIPIIKLTPATKAILVGALGNFLLSVMKIVAGIVGHSTALVADGVHSLSDLLTDTVVLFTYRISQIPADENHPYGHGKVENIGATLIGAVIIAVGLGLLYETWSVIQSGRQQVPTLIAAVVAGLTILIKEGLYQYTRMMGEKESSPSVSAKAWDHRADAALSAATLVGIVGAMLGYPILDPIAAAVVALGILHVGYRIVRGGIQDLMDAGMSESKALEIAQLIKSIPGVIRSHDLRSRKVGGEFLLDVHIQVDKEASVTEGHQIAEAVRRRLIREEDQIQDIMVHVDTEDDTYFEPIYWASRSDVIRLADPVIAATPGVAARTRIRTHFHHGKIVLEVFVRLQESLNSQQERDTVRTLKERIAALEHINDVRVYLDMN; this is translated from the coding sequence ATGATTCCAATCATCAAACTGACCCCCGCGACCAAAGCCATCCTCGTCGGCGCGCTCGGCAACTTTTTATTGTCCGTGATGAAAATCGTCGCCGGGATTGTCGGGCACAGTACGGCGCTGGTTGCCGACGGCGTGCATTCCTTGTCCGACCTGTTGACCGACACGGTGGTGCTGTTCACCTATCGAATCAGCCAGATTCCGGCGGACGAGAACCACCCGTACGGACACGGCAAGGTGGAAAATATCGGCGCCACTTTGATCGGTGCGGTGATCATTGCCGTCGGATTGGGGCTTTTGTACGAAACGTGGTCGGTCATTCAGTCGGGCCGCCAGCAGGTACCCACGCTCATTGCCGCTGTGGTCGCCGGGCTGACGATCCTCATCAAGGAAGGGCTTTATCAATACACACGGATGATGGGAGAAAAGGAAAGCAGCCCGTCGGTGAGCGCCAAGGCCTGGGACCACCGCGCCGACGCCGCCTTGTCCGCAGCGACGCTGGTGGGCATCGTCGGCGCCATGCTGGGCTACCCGATCCTCGACCCGATCGCCGCGGCGGTTGTCGCCCTGGGCATTCTGCACGTGGGGTACCGCATCGTGCGCGGCGGCATTCAGGATTTGATGGACGCGGGCATGAGCGAATCGAAAGCGCTCGAGATCGCGCAACTCATCAAAAGCATTCCCGGTGTCATCCGCTCGCACGACCTGCGCTCGCGCAAGGTGGGCGGTGAATTTTTACTGGACGTCCACATCCAGGTGGACAAGGAAGCCTCCGTCACCGAGGGCCATCAGATCGCCGAAGCCGTGCGGCGGCGGCTCATCCGGGAAGAAGATCAAATTCAGGATATCATGGTGCACGTGGACACCGAGGACGACACTTACTTCGAGCCAATTTACTGGGCGAGCCGCAGTGATGTGATCCGTCTGGCCGATCCCGTCATCGCCGCCACTCCCGGCGTTGCGGCGCGAACGCGGATTCGCACGCATTTTCATCACGGTAAAATCGTTTTGGAAGTGTTCGTGCGGCTTCAGGAATCGCTGAACTCGCAGCAGGAGCGCGACACCGTTCGGACGCTCAAGGAACGGATCGCCGCGCTGGAGCACATCAATGACGTCCGCGTGTACCTGGACATGAACTGA
- a CDS encoding MlaC/ttg2D family ABC transporter substrate-binding protein: protein MKNKSGYWLFCAAFFGLMLMLASVSHALASAVTDGLKTTIDRVINVVTDAKYKGDPQARRAKLRGIIHPKFDYIEMGKRSLARNWRDLSPQERRDFIDLFGQLLENSYAKKIESYQNEEIKYVDEVIKGKYAMVKTEIVRKNDVIGVDYKLIQNGNEWQVYDFIVEGVSLIRNYRSQFNKIIVKESFAELMKKLGKKVKDLEAGTANDKDEI from the coding sequence ATGAAAAACAAATCTGGTTATTGGTTGTTCTGCGCCGCCTTCTTCGGGCTGATGCTGATGCTGGCGAGCGTGTCCCACGCCCTGGCCTCGGCCGTCACCGACGGATTGAAAACCACCATCGACCGCGTCATCAATGTCGTCACGGACGCCAAGTACAAGGGCGATCCGCAGGCGCGGCGCGCCAAACTGCGCGGCATCATCCATCCCAAATTCGATTACATCGAAATGGGAAAACGCTCGCTGGCCCGCAACTGGCGCGACCTGAGCCCGCAGGAACGCAGGGATTTCATCGACCTGTTCGGACAGCTTCTCGAAAATTCCTACGCCAAAAAAATCGAGTCCTACCAGAACGAAGAAATCAAATACGTCGATGAAGTCATCAAAGGCAAATACGCCATGGTCAAAACCGAGATCGTGCGCAAGAACGATGTGATCGGCGTCGATTACAAATTGATCCAGAACGGCAACGAATGGCAGGTGTACGATTTCATCGTCGAGGGCGTCAGCCTCATCCGCAACTACCGCTCGCAGTTCAACAAGATCATCGTCAAGGAATCGTTCGCCGAACTCATGAAGAAGCTGGGCAAAAAGGTGAAGGACCTGGAGGCGGGCACCGCCAACGACAAAGACGAGATCTGA
- a CDS encoding GHMP family kinase ATP-binding protein: protein MIDSSAPTRIDLAGSTLDLWPLHLFFDNPPTLNAAIDLYARVQIRPRADRKLVIESRDLKQRATFANLQRLPASKHPLELILRLVKFYTPQKGLEIVTHCAAPAGSGIGGSSALNIALNGALNRFTGRAYRRERMIEIAKNIETQVINVPAGTQDYYAAMYGGVQAVQPYYDRLASHPIPLDLADATRRFVLCYTGKPRNSGINNWTVYQQTINGKASVQRNLQRIAGLAVKMETVLRKKQWGRFGELFAEEWQARRALAPGIATPEMDALMRAAKRHGAQAAKVCGAGGGGCIALFVAPERKDDVAQALQNLNGRVLDFRFVRRGLVVKSD, encoded by the coding sequence ATGATTGACAGCTCAGCCCCAACGCGGATCGATCTGGCCGGCAGCACGCTGGACTTGTGGCCGCTGCACCTGTTCTTCGACAACCCGCCCACGCTCAACGCCGCCATCGACCTGTACGCGCGCGTGCAGATCCGCCCACGTGCCGACCGCAAGCTGGTGATCGAATCGCGCGACCTCAAACAACGCGCCACCTTCGCCAATCTGCAACGCCTGCCCGCATCCAAACATCCCCTGGAACTGATCCTGCGCCTGGTGAAATTTTACACGCCGCAAAAAGGGTTGGAGATCGTCACCCACTGTGCGGCCCCGGCGGGTTCCGGCATCGGCGGCTCCTCCGCGCTCAACATCGCCCTCAACGGTGCGCTCAACCGGTTCACCGGGCGCGCCTACCGCCGCGAGCGGATGATCGAAATCGCCAAGAACATCGAGACGCAGGTCATCAACGTGCCCGCCGGAACGCAGGATTACTACGCCGCCATGTACGGAGGGGTGCAGGCGGTTCAGCCCTACTACGACCGGCTGGCCTCGCACCCGATCCCGCTCGATCTCGCCGACGCCACGCGCCGCTTCGTGTTGTGCTACACCGGCAAGCCGCGCAACTCCGGCATCAACAACTGGACGGTGTATCAACAGACGATCAACGGCAAGGCATCGGTGCAGCGCAACCTGCAACGCATTGCCGGCCTCGCCGTCAAAATGGAAACGGTGTTGCGGAAAAAACAGTGGGGACGTTTCGGCGAACTCTTTGCAGAGGAATGGCAGGCCCGGCGGGCGCTGGCGCCGGGCATCGCAACGCCTGAAATGGATGCGTTGATGCGCGCCGCCAAACGGCACGGAGCGCAGGCCGCCAAGGTGTGCGGGGCGGGCGGCGGCGGTTGCATCGCCTTGTTCGTTGCGCCGGAACGCAAGGACGATGTCGCCCAGGCGTTGCAAAACCTGAATGGACGCGTGCTCGACTTCCGCTTCGTACGGCGCGGGTTGGTGGTCAAATCGGACTGA
- a CDS encoding radical SAM protein, protein MLKVTEIFKSIQGESTRTGLPCLFVRLTGCNLRCTWCDTEYAFYGGTAMSVEDILNALAPHKVSLVEITGGEPLLQDAVYPLMQALLDGGYTVMLETGGSLPLDKVPAAVIKIVDVKCPGSGEVLQNRYDNLECLQPHDEVKFVIADRTDYEWSRNALQQYGIDKKVQVLFSPVYDKLPLKDLTEWVLEDGLLVRVQTQLHKWIWGEDAIGV, encoded by the coding sequence ATGTTGAAAGTCACCGAAATTTTTAAAAGCATTCAGGGGGAATCGACCCGCACCGGCCTGCCCTGCCTGTTCGTGCGTCTGACCGGATGCAACCTGCGCTGCACCTGGTGCGACACCGAATACGCCTTTTACGGCGGCACCGCAATGAGCGTCGAGGACATCCTGAATGCACTCGCGCCGCATAAAGTTTCACTGGTGGAGATCACCGGCGGCGAACCCCTGTTGCAGGATGCGGTGTACCCGCTCATGCAGGCGTTGCTCGACGGCGGCTACACGGTGATGCTCGAGACCGGCGGATCGCTGCCGCTCGACAAGGTGCCCGCGGCCGTCATCAAAATCGTCGATGTGAAATGTCCCGGCAGTGGCGAAGTGTTGCAGAACCGGTATGACAACCTCGAATGCCTGCAACCGCACGATGAAGTGAAGTTCGTCATCGCCGACCGCACCGATTACGAGTGGAGCCGCAATGCGTTGCAACAATACGGCATCGATAAAAAAGTACAGGTGCTGTTCTCTCCGGTGTACGACAAGCTGCCGCTGAAGGATTTAACCGAATGGGTGCTGGAGGATGGGTTGCTCGTCCGCGTTCAGACGCAGCTGCACAAATGGATCTGGGGTGAGGACGCCATCGGCGTGTGA
- a CDS encoding FG-GAP-like repeat-containing protein, protein MTRNRRIVFIALFCVCVAVGFWLMSRYPALSSKAAMSGTEGFEDKLSHEAYFHVPPGAELPTRILYTTLNWYETNWKGMSFGLVLAGAFLALLSYLPKKPSPNRFRNSLLGMLVGTPLGVCVNCVAPIAKGIYDAGSRMETALAVMFSSPTLNIVVLTMLFSIFPFYMAALKVGATILMVLVIVPFISKDPPRKKQEVRPEAPNPMFTECEVDVRKESWGEAFIGAVRDFLRSFKYIFVRTFPLMLLAGLMGAVLSHLITLDNFIGLKPDFRNLGVLAVLGTFLPLPIAFDIMLTQAMMMSKLADGFVMTLLFTLGTFSVYSAMVVARTFSLWVAVKLFVIVAAVGVGVGLAADRFSHHQHIQWLEQYDAFIAASPKEALTPVSTDLNALEPHPAPQTFAYLPTAPRHKETVMERDGVRIESTPHRARNVHPENEKMFRSVPGPEMGITYSNRLKPGNFIDPFYFGRGIASGDINRDGWVDVVVATDDGFEVYQNMEGSRFRKLAVPLGQIAGKEAINVALVDMDNDGWLDVFVTTFDQGNHLWRNPGHDTRSPEVVPVPNGDAVLTSALAFTDVNGDGFLDVANGNYFLGILTRTPVAGATNQLVLNDRLRFELKPLPGIPGQTHSVLFSDLNGDAVQDLMVGNDYRVADTYYFGEGGGVFKKIKRQDGTIPITTENTMSMDTGDLDNDLVPDLYLANIGMSRGIDVVSNIFGTFMQERGRTFCNAGTQVLEEKECGDLMKLVTLLNPEKQDIHERCSLLDNHRDIGDCMVTRMALLATRTDDPSLCAKIDPKHVLGRSMCDLYFEADWQQLNRDEEIRFRTMSNVLLKGNAGNTMEDVSEKMGVTTAEWSWNARFVDLDNDEWQDLYVVNGVLIMQEFTSNNFFHNQQGKTFVPAEEAFGLQDFDHSSAYTYIDFDNDGDLDLIINTLYGPFKVLINGERERHSVTVRLRDGQGNRDCIGCRVTIHYGPEGARHQMREIRAGGGFHSFDAAFAHFGLGSHDTLQGIEIRWTDGTLSRIVESLPANRDYLISRN, encoded by the coding sequence ATGACACGAAACCGACGCATTGTTTTCATCGCCTTGTTTTGCGTGTGCGTGGCGGTGGGGTTTTGGCTGATGTCGCGCTATCCCGCTCTCAGCAGCAAGGCGGCGATGTCCGGTACCGAGGGGTTTGAAGACAAGTTGTCACACGAAGCGTACTTTCACGTGCCTCCGGGCGCGGAGTTGCCGACGCGGATACTCTACACCACACTCAATTGGTACGAGACCAACTGGAAGGGCATGAGTTTCGGCCTGGTGCTGGCCGGCGCGTTTCTCGCCCTGTTGTCGTACCTGCCGAAAAAACCGTCGCCGAACCGTTTCCGCAACAGTCTTCTGGGCATGCTGGTGGGGACGCCGCTCGGCGTCTGCGTCAATTGCGTCGCGCCGATTGCCAAGGGCATCTACGATGCGGGCAGCCGCATGGAAACAGCGCTGGCGGTGATGTTCAGTTCGCCGACGCTCAACATCGTCGTGCTCACCATGCTGTTTTCGATCTTTCCGTTTTACATGGCGGCGTTGAAGGTGGGGGCGACCATTCTTATGGTGCTGGTGATCGTGCCATTCATCTCCAAGGACCCGCCGAGGAAAAAACAGGAAGTGAGGCCGGAAGCGCCGAACCCGATGTTCACCGAGTGCGAAGTGGACGTGCGCAAGGAATCGTGGGGCGAGGCGTTCATCGGCGCGGTGCGCGACTTCTTGCGCTCCTTCAAATACATTTTCGTGCGCACGTTTCCGTTGATGTTGCTGGCGGGGTTGATGGGAGCGGTGCTCAGCCACCTGATCACTCTGGATAATTTCATCGGCCTCAAACCGGACTTTCGCAATCTCGGCGTGCTGGCGGTGCTGGGTACGTTTCTGCCGCTGCCCATCGCCTTCGACATCATGCTGACGCAGGCGATGATGATGTCGAAACTGGCGGACGGCTTCGTCATGACGCTGCTGTTCACGCTGGGCACGTTCAGCGTGTATTCGGCGATGGTGGTGGCGCGCACGTTTTCGTTGTGGGTGGCGGTGAAGCTGTTCGTCATCGTGGCCGCCGTCGGCGTGGGCGTGGGGCTGGCGGCGGACCGGTTCTCGCACCACCAGCACATCCAATGGCTGGAGCAGTACGACGCCTTCATCGCCGCTTCTCCCAAAGAGGCGTTGACGCCGGTGTCCACCGACCTGAACGCCCTCGAACCCCATCCTGCGCCGCAAACCTTCGCGTACCTGCCGACGGCGCCGCGTCACAAGGAGACGGTGATGGAACGGGACGGCGTGCGCATCGAGTCCACCCCTCATCGCGCCCGCAACGTGCATCCTGAAAATGAAAAAATGTTCCGCTCCGTGCCCGGTCCGGAAATGGGCATCACCTATTCCAACCGGCTCAAGCCGGGCAATTTCATCGATCCTTTTTATTTCGGGCGCGGCATTGCGTCGGGCGATATCAACCGCGATGGCTGGGTGGATGTGGTGGTGGCGACCGATGACGGCTTCGAGGTGTACCAGAATATGGAGGGGAGCCGTTTCCGGAAACTGGCTGTGCCGCTGGGGCAGATAGCGGGCAAGGAGGCGATCAACGTGGCGCTGGTGGACATGGACAACGACGGCTGGCTGGACGTGTTCGTCACCACCTTCGACCAGGGCAACCATCTGTGGCGGAATCCCGGCCATGACACGCGTTCGCCGGAGGTGGTGCCGGTGCCCAACGGCGACGCGGTGTTGACCAGCGCGCTGGCATTCACGGACGTCAATGGCGATGGATTCCTCGATGTGGCCAACGGCAATTATTTTCTGGGTATTCTGACGCGCACGCCGGTCGCGGGCGCGACCAATCAACTGGTGCTCAACGATCGGCTGCGGTTCGAGTTGAAACCGCTGCCGGGCATTCCGGGGCAAACGCACAGCGTTCTGTTTTCGGACCTCAACGGAGACGCGGTGCAGGACTTGATGGTGGGCAATGATTACCGCGTTGCGGACACCTATTACTTCGGCGAGGGTGGCGGGGTGTTTAAGAAGATCAAGCGACAGGACGGGACCATCCCCATCACCACCGAGAACACGATGAGCATGGACACCGGCGACCTCGACAACGACCTGGTGCCGGACCTGTACCTAGCCAACATCGGCATGAGCCGCGGCATCGACGTGGTGTCGAACATTTTCGGCACCTTCATGCAGGAACGCGGGCGCACGTTCTGCAATGCGGGCACGCAGGTGTTGGAGGAAAAGGAATGCGGTGACCTGATGAAGCTGGTGACTCTGCTCAATCCGGAAAAGCAGGATATCCATGAACGGTGCAGCCTGCTCGACAACCACCGCGACATCGGCGATTGCATGGTGACGCGCATGGCGCTTTTGGCGACGCGCACGGACGACCCCAGCCTGTGCGCGAAGATCGATCCGAAGCACGTGCTGGGACGCAGCATGTGCGATCTGTATTTCGAAGCCGACTGGCAGCAACTCAACCGCGATGAGGAAATCCGGTTCCGCACCATGTCGAACGTTCTCCTGAAGGGGAATGCCGGGAACACCATGGAAGACGTGTCGGAGAAGATGGGCGTGACCACGGCGGAATGGAGCTGGAACGCGCGCTTTGTGGATTTGGACAACGACGAGTGGCAGGATTTGTATGTGGTCAACGGCGTGCTCATCATGCAGGAGTTCACCTCCAACAACTTCTTTCATAACCAGCAGGGCAAGACCTTCGTCCCGGCGGAGGAGGCTTTCGGCCTGCAGGATTTCGATCACAGTTCCGCCTACACCTACATCGATTTCGATAACGACGGCGATCTCGATCTCATCATCAACACGTTATACGGTCCGTTCAAGGTCCTCATCAATGGCGAACGCGAACGGCACAGCGTCACCGTCCGCCTGCGGGACGGGCAGGGCAACCGGGACTGCATTGGCTGCCGGGTGACGATCCATTACGGCCCCGAAGGCGCGCGCCACCAGATGCGCGAAATCCGCGCCGGGGGTGGATTTCACTCCTTCGATGCGGCGTTTGCGCACTTCGGACTGGGCTCTCACGACACCCTTCAGGGTATTGAAATCCGCTGGACCGATGGCACCTTATCCCGGATTGTCGAATCTTTGCCGGCCAACCGCGACTACCTCATTTCCAGAAATTGA